From Coriobacteriia bacterium, one genomic window encodes:
- a CDS encoding putative toxin-antitoxin system toxin component, PIN family, whose amino-acid sequence MRLVLDTNVLVSAYGFGGKPGVLFRRILEGDASLLTSRALLAGLDDKLYEVLGFDDEHVEAVIRQLARVGEVVECERRLRVIPDDADNRVLECDIRPSGGDRL is encoded by the coding sequence ATGCGCCTCGTCCTTGATACGAACGTCCTCGTCTCGGCGTACGGCTTCGGCGGGAAGCCGGGCGTGCTGTTCCGGCGCATCCTCGAGGGTGACGCCTCACTCCTGACATCGCGGGCGCTGCTGGCCGGACTCGACGACAAGCTGTACGAGGTCCTCGGGTTCGACGACGAGCATGTGGAGGCCGTGATCCGGCAGCTGGCGCGCGTTGGGGAGGTCGTGGAGTGCGAGCGCCGGCTGCGCGTGATCCCCGACGATGCGGACAACCGCGTTCTCGAGTGCGATATCAGGCCAAGCGGAGGCGATCGTCTCC
- a CDS encoding ribbon-helix-helix protein, CopG family, whose product MPRTAVTMGFSVPAELAARVERIAREEGRSKSELFRAMVRLYESQRGIAAFEEVAEYGRGRARERGVRSEADVDRLIHEARGNAPRP is encoded by the coding sequence GTGCCGAGGACGGCAGTGACGATGGGCTTCTCGGTCCCAGCGGAGCTCGCGGCCAGGGTGGAACGTATCGCGCGGGAGGAGGGCCGGTCGAAGAGCGAGCTCTTCCGAGCGATGGTCCGCCTGTACGAATCGCAGCGCGGGATCGCCGCGTTCGAGGAGGTCGCTGAGTACGGACGCGGCAGGGCGCGCGAGCGGGGCGTGCGTAGCGAGGCCGACGTCGACCGGCTGATCCATGAGGCGCGTGGGAATGCGCCTCGTCCTTGA